Proteins encoded within one genomic window of Humulus lupulus chromosome 1, drHumLupu1.1, whole genome shotgun sequence:
- the LOC133804735 gene encoding N-terminal acetyltransferase A complex auxiliary subunit NAA15-like isoform X2 — protein MARVRWLTTMMCGGFHGSRRRLTDGASSVVSALPTVLENPSPPKSSFNEKSYETKQYKKGLKAADTILKKFPDHGETLSMKGLTLNCMDRKSEAYELVRQGLKNDLKSHVCWHVYGLLYRSGREYREAIKCYRNALRINPDNIEILQDLSLLQVQMRDLAGFFETRQQLLSLKSNHRMNWIGFVVAHHLNSNALKAVEILKAYEGTLEDDFPPDNERCEHGEMLLYKISLLEEPGSIERALDELHKKEPKIVDKLAFKEQEVSLLVKLGCFEEGATLFKALLSMNPDNYGYYEGLHKCVELYYENGQYSPDQIEQLELLYNSLRQQYTWYSAVKRIPLDFLQGVRFREAAENYIRPFLTKGVPSLFTDLSPLYDHPGKADILKELIIELEHAVRNSGQFPRRYIEMISLEQFLTTFVVEAFRMEECISLIFIYISCFVFSDKGI, from the exons ATGGCGCGCGTGCGGTGGCTCACAACGATGATGTGCGGTGGTTTCCATGGAAGCCGAAGAAGATTGACAGATGGAGCTAGCTCGGTGGTTAGTGCCCTGCCCACTGTTCTTGAGAATCCAAGCCCACCCAAATCATCCTTCAATGAG AAATCTTATGAGACAAAACAATATAAGAAGGGGTTGAAGGCTGCAGACACTATATTGAAAAAGTTTCCAGACCATGGAG AAACTTTATCAATGAAGGGGTTGACATTAAATTGCATGGACCGTAAATCTGAAGCATATGAGCTTGTTCGGCAAGGATTAAAG AATGATCTTAAAAGTCATGTATGCTGGCATGTTTATGGTCTTCTTTATCGGTCCGGTAGAGAATACAGGGAGGCAATCAAATGCTATAGAAATGCACTGAGGATCAATCCAGACAATATTGAAATTTTGCAGGATCTGTCACTATTACAG GTGCAAATGCGAGATTTGGCAGGGTTTTTCGAGACAAGACAACAGCTTTTGTCTCTAAAATCAAATCATCGTATGAATTGGATTGGCTTTGTTGTTGCtcatcatttaaactcaaa tGCTTTAAAAGCAGTTGAAATTCTGAAGGCATATGAAGGGACACTAGAAGATGATTTTCCTCCTGATAATGAACGTTGTGAACATGGGGAAATGCTTTTGTATAAG ATTTCTTTGCTAGAAGAACCGGGCTCTATTGAGAGAGCTCTTGATGAGTTGCACAAGAAAGAGCCAAAAATA GTTGATAAATTGGCTTTTAAAGAACAAGAGGTTTCTCTTTTAGTAAAGCTTGGTTGCTTTGAAGAAGGTGCCACTTTGTTCAAGGCTCTACTTTCTATGAATCCTGACAATTACGG ATACTATGAAGGCCTTCACAAGTGTGTTGAGCTCTATTATGAAAATGGTCAGTATTCACCCGACCAAATTGAACAGTTGGAGTTGTTGTACAATTCTCTTAGGCAGCAATACACTTGGTATTCTGCTGTCAAG AGAATACCGCTTGACTTTCTGCAAGGTGTCAGGTTTAGAGAAGCAGCTGAAAATTATATTAGGCCCTTCCTTACTAAG GGAGTTCCATCATTGTTCACTGATCTTTCTCCATTGTATGATCATCCTGGAAAG GCAGACATTCTTAAGGAACTTATTATTGAGCTGGAGCATGCTGTTAGGAATTCTGGTCAATTCCCTAGAAG gtatattgagatgatttctttggagcaattcttgacaacatttgtagttgaggcctttagaatggaagaatgtatttcactaatttttatatacatttcttgttttgtatttagtgataaaggaatctga
- the LOC133804735 gene encoding N-terminal acetyltransferase A complex auxiliary subunit NAA15-like isoform X1, which produces MARVRWLTTMMCGGFHGSRRRLTDGASSVVSALPTVLENPSPPKSSFNEKSYETKQYKKGLKAADTILKKFPDHGETLSMKGLTLNCMDRKSEAYELVRQGLKNDLKSHVCWHVYGLLYRSGREYREAIKCYRNALRINPDNIEILQDLSLLQVQMRDLAGFFETRQQLLSLKSNHRMNWIGFVVAHHLNSNALKAVEILKAYEGTLEDDFPPDNERCEHGEMLLYKISLLEEPGSIERALDELHKKEPKIVDKLAFKEQEVSLLVKLGCFEEGATLFKALLSMNPDNYGYYEGLHKCVELYYENGQYSPDQIEQLELLYNSLRQQYTWYSAVKRIPLDFLQGVRFREAAENYIRPFLTKGVPSLFTDLSPLYDHPGKVQVMLCHTVFQADILKELIIELEHAVRNSGQFPRRYIEMISLEQFLTTFVVEAFRMEECISLIFIYISCFVFSDKGI; this is translated from the exons ATGGCGCGCGTGCGGTGGCTCACAACGATGATGTGCGGTGGTTTCCATGGAAGCCGAAGAAGATTGACAGATGGAGCTAGCTCGGTGGTTAGTGCCCTGCCCACTGTTCTTGAGAATCCAAGCCCACCCAAATCATCCTTCAATGAG AAATCTTATGAGACAAAACAATATAAGAAGGGGTTGAAGGCTGCAGACACTATATTGAAAAAGTTTCCAGACCATGGAG AAACTTTATCAATGAAGGGGTTGACATTAAATTGCATGGACCGTAAATCTGAAGCATATGAGCTTGTTCGGCAAGGATTAAAG AATGATCTTAAAAGTCATGTATGCTGGCATGTTTATGGTCTTCTTTATCGGTCCGGTAGAGAATACAGGGAGGCAATCAAATGCTATAGAAATGCACTGAGGATCAATCCAGACAATATTGAAATTTTGCAGGATCTGTCACTATTACAG GTGCAAATGCGAGATTTGGCAGGGTTTTTCGAGACAAGACAACAGCTTTTGTCTCTAAAATCAAATCATCGTATGAATTGGATTGGCTTTGTTGTTGCtcatcatttaaactcaaa tGCTTTAAAAGCAGTTGAAATTCTGAAGGCATATGAAGGGACACTAGAAGATGATTTTCCTCCTGATAATGAACGTTGTGAACATGGGGAAATGCTTTTGTATAAG ATTTCTTTGCTAGAAGAACCGGGCTCTATTGAGAGAGCTCTTGATGAGTTGCACAAGAAAGAGCCAAAAATA GTTGATAAATTGGCTTTTAAAGAACAAGAGGTTTCTCTTTTAGTAAAGCTTGGTTGCTTTGAAGAAGGTGCCACTTTGTTCAAGGCTCTACTTTCTATGAATCCTGACAATTACGG ATACTATGAAGGCCTTCACAAGTGTGTTGAGCTCTATTATGAAAATGGTCAGTATTCACCCGACCAAATTGAACAGTTGGAGTTGTTGTACAATTCTCTTAGGCAGCAATACACTTGGTATTCTGCTGTCAAG AGAATACCGCTTGACTTTCTGCAAGGTGTCAGGTTTAGAGAAGCAGCTGAAAATTATATTAGGCCCTTCCTTACTAAG GGAGTTCCATCATTGTTCACTGATCTTTCTCCATTGTATGATCATCCTGGAAAG GTTCAAGTTATGCTTTGTCACACTGTTTTCCAGGCAGACATTCTTAAGGAACTTATTATTGAGCTGGAGCATGCTGTTAGGAATTCTGGTCAATTCCCTAGAAG gtatattgagatgatttctttggagcaattcttgacaacatttgtagttgaggcctttagaatggaagaatgtatttcactaatttttatatacatttcttgttttgtatttagtgataaaggaatctga
- the LOC133804735 gene encoding N-terminal acetyltransferase A complex auxiliary subunit NAA15-like isoform X3, with product MKGLTLNCMDRKSEAYELVRQGLKNDLKSHVCWHVYGLLYRSGREYREAIKCYRNALRINPDNIEILQDLSLLQVQMRDLAGFFETRQQLLSLKSNHRMNWIGFVVAHHLNSNALKAVEILKAYEGTLEDDFPPDNERCEHGEMLLYKISLLEEPGSIERALDELHKKEPKIVDKLAFKEQEVSLLVKLGCFEEGATLFKALLSMNPDNYGYYEGLHKCVELYYENGQYSPDQIEQLELLYNSLRQQYTWYSAVKRIPLDFLQGVRFREAAENYIRPFLTKGVPSLFTDLSPLYDHPGKVQVMLCHTVFQADILKELIIELEHAVRNSGQFPRRYIEMISLEQFLTTFVVEAFRMEECISLIFIYISCFVFSDKGI from the exons ATGAAGGGGTTGACATTAAATTGCATGGACCGTAAATCTGAAGCATATGAGCTTGTTCGGCAAGGATTAAAG AATGATCTTAAAAGTCATGTATGCTGGCATGTTTATGGTCTTCTTTATCGGTCCGGTAGAGAATACAGGGAGGCAATCAAATGCTATAGAAATGCACTGAGGATCAATCCAGACAATATTGAAATTTTGCAGGATCTGTCACTATTACAG GTGCAAATGCGAGATTTGGCAGGGTTTTTCGAGACAAGACAACAGCTTTTGTCTCTAAAATCAAATCATCGTATGAATTGGATTGGCTTTGTTGTTGCtcatcatttaaactcaaa tGCTTTAAAAGCAGTTGAAATTCTGAAGGCATATGAAGGGACACTAGAAGATGATTTTCCTCCTGATAATGAACGTTGTGAACATGGGGAAATGCTTTTGTATAAG ATTTCTTTGCTAGAAGAACCGGGCTCTATTGAGAGAGCTCTTGATGAGTTGCACAAGAAAGAGCCAAAAATA GTTGATAAATTGGCTTTTAAAGAACAAGAGGTTTCTCTTTTAGTAAAGCTTGGTTGCTTTGAAGAAGGTGCCACTTTGTTCAAGGCTCTACTTTCTATGAATCCTGACAATTACGG ATACTATGAAGGCCTTCACAAGTGTGTTGAGCTCTATTATGAAAATGGTCAGTATTCACCCGACCAAATTGAACAGTTGGAGTTGTTGTACAATTCTCTTAGGCAGCAATACACTTGGTATTCTGCTGTCAAG AGAATACCGCTTGACTTTCTGCAAGGTGTCAGGTTTAGAGAAGCAGCTGAAAATTATATTAGGCCCTTCCTTACTAAG GGAGTTCCATCATTGTTCACTGATCTTTCTCCATTGTATGATCATCCTGGAAAG GTTCAAGTTATGCTTTGTCACACTGTTTTCCAGGCAGACATTCTTAAGGAACTTATTATTGAGCTGGAGCATGCTGTTAGGAATTCTGGTCAATTCCCTAGAAG gtatattgagatgatttctttggagcaattcttgacaacatttgtagttgaggcctttagaatggaagaatgtatttcactaatttttatatacatttcttgttttgtatttagtgataaaggaatctga
- the LOC133831793 gene encoding uncharacterized protein LOC133831793 encodes MAEKLIGYPEKLLCPCKGCRNLSHQCISILYEHLVIYGIDPTYKIWFHHGEELSRDDDIETMEAFDSYNLFRATNIDGCDFESHVEGHDDTFMGKIEDADTLLYPQCTKYTKLSSIVALKDKENLQECPTCGTSRWMLDKLTKKENILLSMLIPGPKQPGNNIDIYLEPLVEDLKLLWNEGVDAHDALDNTNFKLRAILMWTIQDFPAYGNLAGCKNKGRFSCPLCGYGTHSEWLKHSGKFSYRGHQKFLQEDHPFRSKRSWFDGEEEHGNPPRIMNGTTIAEHLKDFVNELYVHHKLDVMHIEKNVCESICNTLLDVAGKSKYGLKARLDLQHMGIRSALHPHEKGTRTYLPAALHTLSKLEKELFCKRLFSLKVPDGYSSNIQNFVSMEQCKLMGLKSQDFHILMQQLLSVAIKGLMPVGPRDAIMRLCLFFNRICQRVLDRESIMALENDVIETLCLLERFFPPSFFDVMIHLVVHIGREARLFYMDIILMMSNCVINRRMKILKDYVKNRARPEGRPISKRKEIILTDELLEIAHRYILLNTSVVEPFLEIHLDELKKMNKIYERNSGLLWKKHIQTFSTWMKEKVPMHSSSCDETDLLKWLAYGPRKHAASYTGYIINGQRFHIHDIEKSTQNSGVSIEATTMCRSSAKDVSQVPNLVSYYGVIREIILLDYYIVQIPIFKCDWANVPNVVKVEDSLTLVNLHQSQWSVGRDPFILASQAKQVFYSREHDSSNCGR; translated from the exons ATGGCAGAAAAGCTGATTGGTTATCCCGAAAAGTTATTGTGTCCATGCAAAGGTTGTCGAAACTTAAGTCACCAATGTATTAGCATTTTGTATGAACACTTAGTCATTTATGGGATTGATCCAACATACAAAAtctggtttcatcatggggaagaattATCAAGAGATGATGATATAGAGACAATGGAAGCCTTTGATTCTTACAACTTGTTTAGGGCAACAAATATCGATGGTTGTGATTTTGAAAGTCATGTAGAAGGTCATGATGACACTTTTATGGGAAAAATAGAAGATGCAGACACTCTATTATATCCACAATGCACTAAATATACTAAGTTATCATCAATTGTTGCATT aaaagataaagaaaacttgCAAGAATGTCCAACATGTGGAACTTCACGTTGGATGTTAGATAAACTGACTAAAAAG gagaatattttattatcaatgttaattccaggacctaaacaacctgggaaTAATATTGATATATACTTAGAACCTCTTGTAGAGGACTTGAAATTATTATGGAATGAGGGAGTTGATGCTCATGATGCATTGGACAATACGAATTTCAAGTTGCGGGCTATTTTGATGTGGACAATCCAAGATTTTCCAGCATACGGGAACCTTGCTGGTTGTAAAAATAAGGGACGTTTCAGTTGTCCCTTATGTGGTTATGGTACTCATTCAGAGTGGCTAAAACATAGTGGGAAGTTTTCATACCGAGGTCATCAGAAATTTCTTCAAGAAGACCATCCATTTCGGAGTAAAAGAAGTTGGTTTGATGGAGAAGAAGAGCATGGAAATCCGCCAAGAATCATGAATGGGACTACAATTGCTGAACACCTTAAAGattttgtgaat gaATTGTATGTTCATCACAAATTGGATGTGATGCACATAGAGaagaatgtttgtgaaagcattTGTAATACATTGCTAGATGTTGCTGGAAAAAGTAAATATGGACTAAAAGCTCGCTTGGATTTGCAACATATGGGTATTAGGAGTGCATTGCACCCACATGAGAAGGGGACTAGAACCTATCTTCCTGCAGCTTTACACACACTATCAAAGCTTGAGaaagaattattttgtaaaaggTTGTTCTCATTGAAAGTACCTGATGGATATAGCTCAAATATTCAAAattttgtttcaatggaacaaTGCAAGCTCATGGGCCTTAAGTCACAAGATTTCCACAttttgatgcaacaattactaTCAGTGGCTATAAAAGGATTGATGCCAGTGGGTCCAAGAGATGCTATAATGAGATTATGCTTATTCTTTAATCGAATATGTCAACGTGTTCTTGATAGAGAAAGCATAATGGCATTAGAAAATGATGTTATTGAAACTTTATGCTTACTAGAGAGattctttccaccatcattttttgatGTCATGATTCACTTAGTGGTTCATATCGGACGAGAAGCACGACTAT TTTACATGGACATTATATTAATGATGAGCAATTGTGTGATTAATAGACGCATGAAGATATTGAAAGATTATGTCAAAAATCGAGCAAGGCCTGAAG GTCGTCCAATTTCTAAGAGGAAAGAAATTATATTGACAGATGAGTTGTTAGAAATTGCACATCGATACATTCTGTTAAATACATCTGTTGTGGAGCCTTTTCTAGA GATTCACCTAGATGAGTTGaaaaaaatgaacaaaatatATGAGAGAAATAGTGGATTACTTTGGAAGAAACATATACAAACTTTTTCAACATGGATGAAGGAAAAG GTTCCTATGCATTCCTCAAGTTGTGATGAAACTGATTTGTTGAAATGGCTAGCATATGGACCCAGAAAACATGCTGCTTCTTACACTGGATATATTATCAATGGTCAAAGATTTCATATACATGACATTGAGAagtccacacagaatagtggtgtCTCAATTGAAGCAACAACTATGTGTAGATCTAGTGCCAAAGATGTATCTCAAGTTCCTAATTTAGTTTCATACTATGGGGTTATAAGggagataatcttgttagattactACATAGTTCAGATTCCAATTTTCAAATGTGATTGGGCAAATGTCCCTAATGTTGTTAAGGTGGAGGATAGTCTTACTTTAGTTAATCTACACCAAAGTCAATGGTCTGTTGGTAGAGACCCTTTTATTTTAGCCTCACAAGCTAAACAGGTCTTCTACTCAAGAGAACATGATTCTTCCAATTG tggaagatga